Proteins encoded in a region of the Nonomuraea helvata genome:
- a CDS encoding ABC transporter permease: protein MSRTFLTSPLGRIVRSGVGRRRVQSLVMTLTTLLAVAASVLAAGLLVNSRAPFERAFAAQRGSQLTAQVNGARAGAAQIAATAHASGVIASAGPYPVASLHPVAGSGADVPAGTALKQMTVVGRSGPAGAVDQVDLTSGTWATGRGQIVMRAGPGGGTYFSLGSHVTFPDVPGAPTLTVVGFANSVSDTADAWVTPAQMTAMTPGTTPQYQMLYRFTHAATDAQINADRSAIAAALPKGAFTGARSWLQVQLTATSQTAGFVPFVAAFGILALLMSVLIVGIIVSGAVSSQTRRIGILKALGFTPGQVVRAYVGQALIPAVIGTALGLVAGNLLGILALRDAETVYGTGTLTIPAWVDAAVAASALALVAAAAWALALRAGRLRTVDAIAVGHTPAAGRGRLARRLAGRLPLPRPVVIGLATPFTRPARTLAMTGAVLLGAGAVTFAVGLTASLSDAQNAPSIWRLGNVIVNVGGSRPGAPIDQGDSHRSTASPAQVAADIAAQPDTASYVGSSSTTVGVAGLTGGVSVIGFSGDTAWASYEMISGRWFTGPGQAVVPTRFLTATGDTIGDTITITRGRRRVSLRITGEALDTSEHGMQILTSLSSLNGLHLGLQPQQFNIELKPGTNRTGYVDALNAKFASTTAQARPNTNGGGTVTAAAEALAVLLTLLIVAVAGLGVLNLVVLDTRQRVHDLGIFKALGMSPRQTIVMVLTSVAGIGLIAGIAGVPLGVMTHHFVIPLMGNAIGTHFPSAYIDVYHPPELVALALGGILIALAGAALPAGWAARTRTQNALRTE, encoded by the coding sequence GTGAGCCGCACGTTCCTGACGAGCCCACTGGGCAGGATCGTCCGCTCCGGCGTGGGGCGCAGGCGGGTGCAGAGCCTGGTGATGACGCTCACCACCCTGCTCGCGGTGGCCGCATCCGTGCTGGCCGCCGGCCTGCTGGTGAACTCCCGAGCCCCCTTCGAACGCGCCTTCGCCGCGCAACGTGGCTCCCAGCTCACCGCGCAGGTCAACGGAGCACGGGCCGGTGCCGCACAGATCGCCGCCACCGCCCACGCCTCAGGGGTGATCGCGAGCGCCGGCCCTTACCCGGTCGCCTCGCTGCACCCGGTCGCCGGCTCGGGCGCGGACGTGCCGGCCGGCACCGCGCTGAAGCAGATGACCGTCGTCGGCCGCTCGGGCCCGGCCGGCGCGGTGGACCAGGTCGACCTGACGTCCGGCACGTGGGCCACCGGCCGCGGACAGATCGTGATGCGTGCCGGACCAGGGGGAGGGACTTACTTCAGCCTCGGATCACACGTGACGTTCCCCGATGTGCCCGGCGCGCCGACGCTGACCGTCGTCGGATTCGCCAACTCGGTCAGCGACACCGCCGACGCATGGGTCACCCCAGCCCAGATGACCGCGATGACCCCCGGGACAACCCCGCAGTACCAAATGCTCTACCGCTTCACCCACGCCGCCACCGACGCCCAGATCAACGCGGACCGTTCCGCGATCGCGGCGGCGCTCCCCAAGGGCGCGTTCACCGGCGCGCGGTCCTGGCTGCAGGTCCAACTGACCGCCACTAGCCAAACGGCCGGGTTCGTGCCTTTCGTCGCCGCCTTCGGCATCCTCGCACTGCTGATGTCCGTGCTCATCGTGGGCATCATCGTCAGTGGCGCGGTCAGCTCCCAGACCCGGCGCATCGGCATTCTGAAAGCGCTCGGCTTCACCCCCGGCCAAGTGGTCCGCGCCTACGTCGGCCAAGCCCTCATCCCCGCCGTCATCGGAACCGCGCTCGGGCTGGTCGCCGGGAACCTGCTCGGCATCCTGGCCCTCCGCGATGCCGAGACCGTCTACGGCACTGGAACGCTGACCATCCCGGCCTGGGTCGACGCCGCGGTAGCAGCCAGCGCTCTCGCGCTCGTCGCGGCAGCCGCCTGGGCGCTCGCTCTGCGGGCGGGCCGGCTGCGCACCGTCGATGCGATCGCCGTCGGCCACACGCCCGCCGCCGGGCGAGGACGCCTGGCCCGCCGGCTGGCCGGCCGCCTCCCGCTGCCACGCCCTGTCGTCATCGGCCTGGCCACCCCCTTCACCCGCCCCGCACGCACTCTCGCCATGACCGGCGCAGTCCTGCTCGGCGCGGGCGCGGTCACCTTCGCCGTCGGCCTGACGGCCTCGCTGAGCGACGCGCAGAACGCGCCGAGCATCTGGAGGCTCGGGAACGTCATCGTCAACGTAGGCGGCAGTCGGCCGGGCGCCCCGATCGACCAGGGCGACTCCCATCGGAGCACGGCATCCCCAGCCCAGGTCGCGGCCGACATCGCGGCGCAGCCTGATACCGCGTCCTATGTCGGCAGCAGCAGCACCACGGTGGGGGTCGCAGGCCTCACCGGTGGTGTGAGCGTCATCGGCTTCTCCGGCGACACGGCCTGGGCGTCCTACGAGATGATCTCCGGGCGCTGGTTCACCGGACCAGGACAGGCTGTCGTCCCCACCCGGTTCCTCACCGCCACCGGAGACACCATCGGAGACACCATCACCATCACCCGGGGCCGGCGCCGCGTGTCCCTGCGGATCACCGGTGAGGCGCTGGACACCAGCGAGCACGGCATGCAGATCCTCACCAGTTTGTCCTCCCTGAACGGGCTTCACCTGGGCCTGCAACCACAGCAGTTCAACATCGAACTCAAGCCTGGCACCAACCGGACCGGCTATGTCGACGCACTCAACGCGAAGTTCGCCTCGACCACCGCCCAGGCCCGGCCGAACACCAACGGCGGCGGTACGGTCACCGCCGCCGCGGAAGCACTCGCCGTCCTGCTCACCTTGTTGATCGTCGCGGTGGCCGGGCTCGGCGTGCTCAACCTCGTCGTGCTCGACACCCGGCAGCGCGTCCACGACCTCGGGATCTTCAAGGCGCTGGGCATGTCCCCGCGCCAGACGATCGTCATGGTCCTGACCTCTGTCGCCGGGATCGGCTTGATCGCCGGCATCGCCGGAGTACCGCTTGGAGTCATGACGCACCACTTCGTCATTCCGCTGATGGGCAACGCAATCGGCACCCACTTCCCGTCCGCTTACATCGACGTCTACCACCCGCCTGAACTCGTCGCCCTCGCTCTCGGCGGCATCCTCATCGCCCTTGCAGGAGCCGCCCTCCCCGCAGGCTGGGCCGCCCGCACCCGCACGCAGAACGCCCTGCGCACCGAATAG
- a CDS encoding ABC transporter ATP-binding protein, whose product MTAPVIEISDASKTYDAGLPALDRVSLTVQAGEALAVLGPSGSGKSTLLNMITGLDKPTSGQVTVNGIRVDRLSEAGSAKYRRERIGMVFQFFNLLDDLTVIDNVLLPAQLAGMPTARARARAAELLSYLRIDRHSRAYPGRLSGGERQRVAVARALMNRPPLLLADEPTGALDTASGEEVRRLLAELNQDGQTIVLVTHDITLAEACATRTIELTDGRIVRDTAAVAG is encoded by the coding sequence GTGACCGCGCCAGTTATCGAGATCAGCGATGCCAGTAAGACGTACGACGCCGGGCTGCCCGCCTTGGACAGAGTCTCCCTGACCGTCCAGGCAGGCGAGGCCCTGGCGGTGCTGGGCCCCTCGGGCAGCGGCAAGTCCACCCTGCTCAACATGATCACCGGCCTCGACAAGCCGACCTCGGGCCAGGTCACCGTCAACGGCATCCGTGTCGACAGGCTCAGCGAGGCCGGATCCGCCAAGTACCGGCGCGAACGCATCGGCATGGTCTTCCAGTTCTTCAACCTGCTGGACGACCTGACCGTCATCGACAACGTGCTGCTGCCCGCGCAGTTGGCCGGGATGCCCACCGCGCGGGCCCGGGCCCGCGCCGCCGAGCTGCTGTCGTACCTGCGCATCGACCGGCATTCCCGCGCCTACCCGGGACGGCTGTCCGGCGGCGAACGGCAGCGCGTCGCGGTGGCCCGCGCGCTGATGAACCGGCCCCCGCTGCTTCTCGCCGACGAACCGACCGGGGCGCTGGACACCGCCTCCGGTGAAGAGGTCCGCCGTCTGCTCGCCGAGCTCAACCAGGACGGGCAGACCATCGTGCTGGTCACCCACGACATCACCCTCGCCGAGGCCTGTGCGACGCGCACCATAGAACTGACCGACGGACGGATCGTGCGGGACACCGCGGCGGTGGCCGGGTGA
- a CDS encoding sensor histidine kinase has translation MDTTAIAARWRRAWSALLRPDGTLPHLPRRSWVFDALVMLCVLAYALQSLSAYTAVRMIGRQVIPIWVTVLPSVSVHHQSPAIPPVQVAVEVVLSTFPLALRRRFPLSVFVVVVGAKLLYHVSGGLEPTFAVLPAMIAAYSALVYSPHRIAAVTSVMATAVIATFGGFGKLPPIPSALLPIVVIVPAGLAFSMINTWKQRAEATREKLRALQAEQQAAARLAVERERARLAGELHDVVTHNVSVMVIQAGAARMALESDLDQAREALLAVETGGRAAMSELRYAMGLLTLDSDPADEIGMLDTPANALGTDISHDHQPPGCDAAEPTAADLAPRPGLAQAPALVERLRRTGVPIELTVTGTPVALLPGADLAAYRVVQEALTNTVKHAHGASVKVSVAYSPTRVTVDVADTGGVPTASANSGTGHGLTGLRERLAVYHGTLHAAERPTGGFRVRAVIPIETPHPNDALHRPAPAPAGPPNDAPRGKGR, from the coding sequence GTGGACACGACAGCGATCGCCGCAAGGTGGCGCCGAGCCTGGTCCGCGCTGCTGCGCCCCGACGGCACGCTGCCGCACCTGCCCCGTCGCTCGTGGGTGTTCGACGCTCTCGTCATGCTCTGCGTGCTGGCCTACGCGCTGCAGTCCCTCAGCGCGTACACGGCGGTCCGCATGATCGGCCGACAGGTCATCCCGATCTGGGTCACGGTTCTGCCGTCCGTGTCCGTCCACCACCAGTCCCCCGCGATCCCACCGGTTCAGGTGGCGGTGGAGGTCGTGCTCAGCACCTTCCCGCTGGCACTGCGGCGCAGGTTCCCGCTGTCGGTCTTCGTGGTCGTGGTGGGTGCCAAACTGCTTTACCACGTCAGCGGGGGTCTGGAACCAACCTTCGCGGTGCTGCCCGCGATGATCGCCGCCTACAGCGCCCTCGTGTACAGCCCGCACCGGATCGCCGCCGTGACGTCCGTCATGGCGACCGCGGTGATCGCCACGTTCGGGGGCTTCGGGAAGCTGCCGCCCATCCCGAGCGCCCTGCTGCCGATCGTCGTGATCGTCCCCGCCGGCCTGGCCTTCAGCATGATCAACACATGGAAGCAGCGTGCGGAGGCGACACGGGAGAAGCTTCGGGCCCTCCAAGCCGAGCAGCAGGCCGCGGCCCGATTGGCGGTCGAGCGCGAGCGCGCCCGGCTGGCCGGCGAACTGCACGACGTCGTCACCCACAATGTCAGCGTGATGGTGATCCAGGCCGGTGCCGCACGCATGGCCCTGGAGTCCGACCTCGATCAGGCGCGCGAAGCACTGCTGGCCGTCGAGACGGGCGGACGCGCCGCCATGTCCGAACTCCGCTATGCCATGGGCCTCCTCACCCTGGACAGCGACCCTGCGGATGAGATCGGCATGCTGGACACACCCGCGAACGCCCTCGGCACCGACATCTCCCATGACCATCAGCCCCCTGGGTGCGATGCGGCCGAACCCACTGCGGCGGACCTCGCCCCACGGCCTGGACTCGCACAAGCCCCGGCCCTGGTGGAACGTCTCCGCCGAACTGGTGTGCCGATCGAACTGACCGTAACCGGGACACCGGTCGCCCTCCTGCCCGGCGCCGATCTGGCCGCCTACCGAGTCGTACAGGAGGCCCTAACCAATACGGTCAAACACGCCCACGGTGCGAGCGTGAAGGTCAGCGTCGCCTACTCGCCCACACGGGTCACCGTCGACGTCGCGGACACCGGCGGCGTCCCCACGGCATCGGCGAACTCCGGAACCGGTCACGGCCTGACCGGCCTGCGCGAAAGGCTCGCCGTCTACCATGGCACACTGCACGCCGCGGAGCGGCCAACCGGCGGCTTCAGGGTCCGAGCAGTGATTCCGATCGAAACCCCGCACCCGAACGACGCGCTGCACAGGCCTGCGCCGGCACCGGCAGGTCCACCGAACGACGCCCCGAGAGGAAAGGGACGGTAG